Proteins encoded within one genomic window of Gambusia affinis linkage group LG09, SWU_Gaff_1.0, whole genome shotgun sequence:
- the trim105 gene encoding tripartite motif containing 105 translates to MAAAPAAPPPPSKGSLRDDLTCAICCDLFQEPVMLSCMHHFCKACISRYWRGTLGPVTCPQCRKEFRSKQFQTNYLVAAMVDKVRSSSSDTYIRNLEKKLSVALQSHNSKKEDLLCTIRKDKDKMDIIKRVGADLQGCVKSEFRALHQILLEEENRMLDQLRREEAEELEKVQRHLEAAELAKRELENNVKLLQQSNVVLTEFPQLRPCVEVYVAPDFDISAFSSKYLAPLQYITWRRMFKALKPGPAALTFDVETAHPSIHVSRDKTEAVECNAMTPHTDNSKRFFQCVNILAAQAFQSGRHYWEVEVGSSPKWDLGVASETVDRRVRIKLSPENGYWTLRLRNGSEYWAGTQPWTRLQLGSPPQRIGVYLDCDERKVAFYNADDMNLLWLFSKGPRGKVFPFFSPCISENGQKPRPMKLLHGPLYD, encoded by the exons ATGGCTGCTGCTCCTGCGGCTCCTCCTCCCCCATCCAAAGGCAGCCTGAGGGACGACCTGACCTGCGCCATTTGCTGCGACCTGTTCCAGGAGCCTGTCATGCTATCCTGCATGCACCACTTTTGCAAGGCGTGCATCTCAAGGTACTGGAGGGGAACACTGGGTCCTGTAACCTGCCCACAATGCCGCAAAGAGTTCAGGTCCAAGCAGTTTCAGACCAACTACCTGGTGGCAGCGATGGTGGACAAGGTTCGGTCCTCCTCTTCAGACACCTACATCAGGAATCTGGAG AAAAAGCTGAGTGTGGCATTGCAGAGCCATAACTCAAAGAAGGAGGATCTCCTCTGCACCATTCGCAAAGACAAGGACAAGATGGATATCATAAAG AGGGTTGGAGCAGATCTGCAGGGGTGTGTCAAAAGTGAGTTCAGAGCTCTGCATCAGAtcctgctggaggaggagaatCGTATGTTGGATCAGCTGAGGAGAGAGGAAGCGGAGGAACTGGAGAAGGTCCAGCGTCACCTGGAGGCCGCAGAGCTGGCTAAGAGGGAGCTGGAAAATAACgtaaagctgctgcagcagtcaAACGTCGTACTGACTGAG TTTCCACAGTTGAG GCCCTGTGTGGAGGTGTACGTGGCGCCAGATTTTGATATCAGTGCCTTCAGCAGCAAATACTTGGCTCCGTTACAATACATCACATGGAGAAGGATGTTCAAGGCCCTGAAGCCTG GTCCTGCTGCCTTGACGTTTGACGTAGAGACGGCACATCCCAGCATCCATGTATCCCGGGACAAAACCGAGGCTGTCGAGTGCAATGCCATGACACCGCACACGGACAACAGCAAGCGCTTCTTCCAGTGCGTCAACATCCTGGCTGCCCAGGCCTTCCAGTCAGGGCGGCATTACTGGGAAGTTGAAGTGGGCTCCAGCCCCAAATGGGACCTGGGCGTTGCCTCCGAGACCGTGGACAGGCGCGTCCGGATCAAACTCAGCCCCGAGAATGGCTACTGGACCCTACGGCTGCGGAACGGGAGCGAATACTGGGCCGGGACGCAGCCGTGGACGAGGCTGCAGCTCGGGTCGCCCCCGCAGAGGATCGGGGTGTACTTGGACTGCGATGAGAGGAAGGTGGCCTTCTACAACGCCGACGATATGAACCTGCTGTGGTTGTTCAGCAAGGGGCCGAGAGGGAAAGTGTTCCCCTTCTTCAGCCCGTGCATCAGTGAAAACGGACAGAAACCTCGCCCTATGAAGCTCCTTCACGGGCCTCTGTACGACTAA